From a single Toxoplasma gondii ME49 chromosome II, whole genome shotgun sequence genomic region:
- a CDS encoding hypothetical protein (encoded by transcript TGME49_221675~Predicted trans-membrane domain (TMHMM2.0):18-41) has protein sequence MRRNKPPGQAASVQGRSAYLRLTGTACFLLFLAVVKAHLHISVAMQAPQSAEINQQPLAGIRGAFTPENAQTASKRPRAPSTQQQSTTLHTWSGLALLDAKFPGSFVQTTLGGRRRRPQNRGNVKRRGRGKRKRRRAKPRRRHSPNRKNGVTERKQGRTRRQRTQAKEDRTEEHDLEGRHRKSEKPESHLTHGDQENVMNRGRTPDARSSRNTHTSRSTSPEGRTEERKKIPEESDARETHNSDEHGKPSETKPRKKQHHQQHDDAEGKTEKDKQVAGHEGSDVGGHGGHGEGADHHAGGEDKHQRSKKKRHKKKKKHHHQPHDDAEGKTEKDKQVAGHEGSDVGGHGGHGEGADHHAGGEDKHQRSKKKRHKKKKKHHHQPHDDAEGKTEKDKQVAGHEGSDVGGHGGHGEGVDRHAGGEDKHQRSKKKRHKKKKKHHHQPHDDAEGKTEKDKQVAGHEGSDVGGHGGHGEGVDRHAGGEDKHQRSKKKRHKKKKKHHHQPHDDAEGKTEKDKQVAGHEGSDVGGHGGHGEGADHHAGGEDKHQRSKTKRHKKKKKHHHQPHDDADGKTEKDKQVAGHEGSDVGGHGGHGEGEDHHAGGEDKHQRSKKKRHKKKKKHHHQPHDDAEGKTEKDKQVAGHEGSDVGGHGGHGEGEDKESGTPTSEERSRGRRRRRRKRHQHTSSDGAKGKEEKATQVDGRAEPHVGGYGDHGEGEDKGEGEGKRPRRSRRRRRRKGGHGGNEHSTKGDGQEVGGTADRAGHGNEPKKALADAGTGGMHSHGGREDKHPGGEHKDAYEKKETGDHAGQDRSIKSHSPSGSSDGSSPAHKGSPASAAKDQQSTTDQKHPQEQKSDEHKHTNQGSSHEHRESGHHGSSQEHRESGHHGSSQEHRESGHHGSSQEHRESGHHGSSQEHRESGHHGSSQEHRESGHHGSSQEHRESVHHGSSQEHHSEHQQSVHPHHGHQNSLQESGHHQGSSHGHLNQQHQSVHFHDSSPVSHSQPQPMQFPSFPSPSLTSPPPPSPVLPSPSLPPPAQLSPVSPQASPVAPPVQTPAPMASPAWETAPSQGAAAPAALPQASRPQGAERDEELPSVRGRPLEDRNFDEDETKEGKQAPRRGAARDDDENDDDDDEREKDDSKDKDDDYDKDEDNSKNKPGPEDKDDDDNDDKDKDNSKGKEDSGDKDDDDDDKDESDAKNKRGPGDKDDDDNDDKDKDNSKGKEESGDKDDDDDDKDESDAKNKRGSGDKDDDDGDNDDDDSQDKRQSRGKEQTIKRKGDSRDDNDDSGDDDDSPDGGLSGVAGSPGKTGIEGRKGTPQVRGTAPATGTSPVNAGLQGTGSPRQNQTPLVQHRGQNSMAGTMSALREKAMILDMGHDEDADGDDDDDDDDDDGDVEDYGDDDDDDEINKKKSVHHSKSQKKSSGHGTSSRRGRK, from the exons ATGAGGAGGAACAAGCCGCCGGGGCAGGCGGCCTCCGTACAGGGGCGGTCTGCCTACCTTCGTCTGACCGGTACAGCTTGtttcctgcttttcctcgccgtcgTGAAAGCGCACCTTCACATCTCGGTTGCAATGCAGGCACCACAGTCGGCCGAAATTAACCAGCAACCTCTAGCCGGGATACGCGGCGCATTCACTCCCGAGAATGCTCAGACCGCTTCAAAAAGACCACGGGCCCCTTCGACACAACAACAGTCAACAACGCTTCATACGTGGAGTGGGTTGGCTCTCTTGGACGCCAAATTTCCTGGCTCTTTCGTCCAGACGACACTTG GTGgtcgtcgccgtcgcccCCAGAACCGGGGAAACGTTAAGCGCAGAGGTcgcggaaagagaaaacgcaggcgcGCTAAGCCCCGTAGAAGGCACTCTCCGAATAGAAAAAACG GtgtgacagagagaaaacagggaagaaCGCGCCGTCAGAGAACCCAGGCGAAAGAGGATAGAACGGAGGAACATGACCTCGAGGGACGCCAccgaaaaagcgagaaaccgGAATCCCATCTGACACATGGCGACCAAGAGAACGTCATGAACAGAGGACGCACACCCGACGCGCGCAGTAGCCGCAACACGCACACCTCTCGAAGCACCAGCCCAGAGGgacgaacagaagagagaaagaaaattcCCGAGGAAAGCGACGCCCGCGAAACACACAATTCCGACGAACACGGCAAACCTTCCGAAACGAAGCCCCGCAAGAAGCAACATCACCAGCAGCACGATGACGCCGAAggcaagacggagaaggacaaACAGGTTGCGGGGCACGAAGGAAGCGATGTCGGGGGACACGGAGGCCATGGTGAGGGTGCGGACCACCATGCCGGCGGGGAAGACAAGCATCAGAGATCCAAGAAGAAGCGccacaaaaagaagaagaaacatcaCCACCAGCCTCACGATGACGCCGAAggcaagacggagaaggacaaACAGGTTGCGGGGCACGAAGGAAGCGATGTCGGGGGACACGGAGGCCATGGTGAGGGTGCGGACCACCATGCCGGCGGGGAAGACAAGCATCAGAGATCCAAGAAGAAGCGccacaaaaagaagaagaaacatcaCCACCAGCCTCACGATGACGCCGAAggcaagacggagaaggacaaACAGGTTGCGGGGCACGAAGGAAGCGATGTCGGGGGACACGGAGGCCATGGTGAGGGTGTGGACCGCCATGCCGGCGGGGAAGACAAGCATCAGAGATCCAAGAAGAAGCGccacaaaaagaagaagaaacatcaCCACCAGCCTCACGATGACGCCGAAggcaagacggagaaggacaaACAGGTTGCGGGGCACGAAGGAAGCGATGTCGGGGGACACGGAGGCCATGGTGAGGGTGTGGACCGCCATGCCGGCGGGGAAGACAAGCATCAGAGATCCAAGAAGAAGCGccacaaaaagaagaagaaacatcaCCACCAGCCTCACGATGACGCCGAAggcaagacggagaaggacaaACAGGTTGCGGGGCACGAAGGAAGCGATGTCGGGGGACACGGAGGCCATGGTGAGGGTGCGGACCACCATGCCGGCGGGGAAGACAAGCATCAGAGATCCAAAACGAAGCGccacaaaaagaagaagaaacatcaCCACCAGCCTCACGATGACGCCGACggcaagacggagaaggacaaACAGGTTGCGGGGCACGAAGGAAGCGATGTCGGGGGACACGGAGGCCATGGTGAGGGTGAGGACCACCATGCCGGCGGGGAAGACAAGCATCAGAGATCCAAGAAGAAGCGccacaagaagaagaagaaacatcaCCACCAGCCGCACGATGACGCCGAAggcaagacggagaaggacaaACAGGTTGCGGGGCACGAAGGAAGCGATGTCGGGGGACACGGAGGCCATGGTGAGGGTGAGGACAAGGAGTCTGGCACCCCCACCAGCGAGGAGCGTAGTAGAGGTCGCCGTCGtcgcagaaggaagaggcacCAGCACACGAGTTCAGATGGTGCCAAAGGtaaggaggagaaggcgacgcaggtTGACGGTCGCGCAGAGCCCCATGTCGGGGGATATGGGGACCATGGGGAGGGTGAGGATAAGGGAGAAGGTGAGGGGAAAAGACCCCGGCGTTCCAGGAGACGGCGCAGAAGGAAGGGCGGTCACGGGGGCAATGAGCATTCAACAAAAGGTGATGGGCAGGAAGTTGGGGGCACCGCAGATCGTGCGGGACACGGGAATGAGCCTAAGAAAGCCCTGGCCGATGCAGGCACAGGAGGCATGCACAGCCATgggggcagagaagacaagcatCCTGGGGGAGAACACAAAGATGCTtacgaaaagaaagaaactggAGACCATGCAGGTCAAGATAGAAGCATCAAAAGTCATTCGCCCAGTGGCTCTTCTGACGGATCCAGTCCCGCTCACAAGG GATCGCCGGCGTCAGCCGCAAAAGATCAGCAGTCGACAACCGATCAAAAACATCCCCAAGAACAGAAGTCAGATGAACACAAGCATACAAACCAAGGGTCGTCTCATGAGCATCGCGAGTCTGGACACCACGGTTCATCTCAGGAGCATCGCGAATCTGGACACCACGGTTCATCTCAGGAGCATCGCGAATCTGGACACCACGGTTCATCTCAGGAGCATCGCGAATCTGGGCACCACGGGTCGTCTCAGGAGCATCGCGAATCTGGGCACCACGGTTCATCTCAGGAGCATCGCGAATCTGGGCACCACGGGTCGTCTCAGGAGCATCGCGAATCTGTGCACCACGGGTCATCTCAGGAGCACCACAGCGAGCACCAGCAGTCTGTGCATCCACATCACGGGCACCAGAACTCGCTCCAGGAGTCCGGACACCATCAGGGGTCGTCCCATGGACACCTGAACCAGCAACACCAGTCTGTGCACTTCCACGATTCTTCTCCGGTGAGCCATAGCCAACCTCAACCGATGCAGTTCCCatccttcccctctccttctctaacctctcctcctccgccaTCACCAGTCTTGCCTTCACCATCTCTACCACCTCCAGCTCAACTCTCGCCGGTGTCGCCCCAGGCAAGTCCAGTGGCTCCGCCCGTGCAAACTCCGGCGCCAATGGCGAGTCCTGCGTGGGAGACAGCTCCCTCGCAAGGGGCAGCTGCCCCTGCAGCCCTGCCTCAAGCGTCTCGGCCACAGGGAGCGGAGAGGGATGAAGAGTTACCTAGTGTGCGCGGGAGGCCCCTAGAGGACAGGAACTTTGACGAGGATGAGACAAAGGAAGGGAAGCAAGCCCCGAGAAGGGGTGCAGCAAGAGATGACGATGAAAATGATGATGACGAcgacgagcgagagaaggacgatTCCAAGGATAAGGACGATGATTACGACAAAGATGAAGACAATTCCAAGAATAAACCCGGCCCCGAGGATAAAGACGATGATGACAATGATGACAAAGATAAAGACAACTCTAAGGGTAAAGAAGACTCCGGGGATAAAGACGACGATGATGACGATAAAGATGAAAGTGATGCCAAGAATAAACGTGGCCCCGGGGATAAAGACGACGATGACAATGATGACAAAGATAAAGACAACTCTAAGGGTAAAGAAGAGTCCGGGGATAAAGACGACGATGATGACGATAAAGATGAAAGTGATGCCAAGAATAAACGTGGCTCCGGGGATAAAGACGATGATGATGGAGACAATGACGATGACGACTCCCAGGACAAACGCCAGTCCCGGGGTAAGGAACAAACTATAAAGCGAAAGGGAGATTCTCGAGATGACAATGATGACTCCGGGGACGATGATGATTCCCCAGATGGGGGGTTGTCTGGAGTGGCAGGATCCCCAGGGAAAACAGGAATCGAAGGCAGGAAAGGGACGCCTCAGGTGAGAGGGACTGCTCCAGCGACAGGGACATCGCCGGTGAACGCAGGGCTTCAAGGGACAGGCTCGCCTCGACAGAATCAGACGCCGCTCGTGCAACATAGAGGCCAAAATTCCATGGCGGGCACAATGTCGGCGTTgcgcgagaaggcgatgATCT TGGACATGGGCCACGATGAGGATGCTGATGGTGACGACGACGATGATGACGATGATGACGACGGAGACGTGGAGGATTATGGTGATGATGACGATGATGACGAGATAAACAAAA AGAAAAGTGTCCACCACTCCAAATCTCAAA AAAAATCTTCGGGTCACGGCACCTCCTCCCGTCGTG GTCGCAAGTGA